From a single Candidatus Izemoplasmatales bacterium genomic region:
- the ablA gene encoding lysine 2,3-aminomutase produces the protein MLVKNDSYLKRKAILFPNVTDAEWNDWKWQVRNRVTSVEQLKKYIALTPKEEEDIRAVLGKFRMAITPYYLTLIDPDDPDDPVLLQSVPSIGELYVSPVDMADPLDEDKDSPVPGLTHRYPDRVLLLVTDMCGMYCRHCTRRRFAGQKDGESTKERIEKGIDYIRRTPEVRDVLLSGGDVLLLSDEKLEWVISELRKIDHVEIIRLGTRTPVVLPSRITDGLVAMLRKYHPIWVNTHFNHYNEITSESAAAIAKLADAGIPLGNQSVLLRGVNDCVNIMRTLVTRLAQMRVRPYYIYQCDLSMGIEHFRTPISKGIEIIEGLRGHVSGFCVPTFVVDAPGGGGKIPVMPNYVLSMSPSRTVLRNYEGVITTYTEPAEYDDTCDCELCANQKPHDGVSSLLAGKRLSIEPKHLERRERSSKG, from the coding sequence ATGCTCGTCAAGAACGACAGCTATCTGAAACGCAAGGCGATCCTGTTCCCGAACGTCACGGACGCCGAATGGAACGACTGGAAGTGGCAGGTGCGAAACCGCGTCACCTCCGTCGAGCAGCTGAAGAAGTACATCGCCCTTACCCCGAAGGAAGAGGAGGACATTCGCGCCGTCCTCGGCAAGTTCCGGATGGCGATCACCCCCTACTACCTCACCCTGATCGATCCCGACGATCCGGACGATCCCGTCCTCCTGCAGTCGGTCCCGTCGATCGGCGAACTGTACGTGAGCCCCGTCGACATGGCCGACCCGCTCGACGAGGACAAGGACTCGCCCGTCCCCGGCCTCACCCACCGCTATCCCGACCGCGTCCTGTTGCTCGTCACCGACATGTGCGGGATGTACTGCCGCCACTGCACGCGGCGCCGCTTCGCCGGACAGAAGGACGGCGAGTCGACGAAGGAGCGGATCGAGAAGGGGATCGACTACATCCGGAGGACTCCCGAGGTGCGGGACGTCCTGCTTTCCGGCGGCGACGTGCTTCTGCTTTCCGACGAGAAGCTCGAGTGGGTCATCTCCGAACTCCGCAAGATCGACCACGTCGAGATCATCCGGCTCGGGACGCGCACGCCCGTCGTGCTCCCCTCCCGGATCACCGACGGTCTCGTCGCGATGCTTCGAAAGTACCACCCGATCTGGGTCAACACCCATTTCAACCACTACAACGAAATCACCTCGGAATCGGCCGCGGCGATCGCGAAGCTCGCCGACGCCGGCATCCCGCTCGGCAACCAGTCGGTCCTGCTCCGCGGCGTGAACGACTGCGTCAACATCATGCGCACGCTCGTCACGCGGCTTGCGCAGATGCGCGTCCGTCCCTACTACATCTACCAGTGCGACCTCTCGATGGGCATCGAGCATTTCCGCACGCCGATCTCGAAGGGGATCGAGATCATCGAGGGCCTCCGCGGCCACGTTTCAGGCTTCTGCGTCCCGACCTTCGTCGTCGACGCCCCGGGTGGCGGCGGGAAGATCCCGGTGATGCCCAACTACGTCCTCTCGATGTCGCCGTCACGCACGGTCCTGCGCAACTACGAGGGCGTCATCACCACCTACACCGAGCCCGCCGAATACGACGACACCTGCGACTGCGAGCTTTGCGCGAACCAGAAGCCGCACGACGGCGTCTCAAGCCTGCTGGCGGGCAAGCGACTTTCGATCGAGCCGAAGCACCTCGAAAGAAGGGAACGGTCATCGAAAGGCTGA
- a CDS encoding hotdog domain-containing protein, whose protein sequence is MKTTLRMRLSQQDAHYGGNLVDGAKALALFGDAATELLIRHDGDEGLFRAYESVEFLAPLRAGDFVEVTAEIVAVGNTSRKMAFALHKVVAARPDLSASAADALEEPILCVTAVGTCVVPKGCQRQG, encoded by the coding sequence ATGAAAACGACACTCAGGATGCGTCTTTCCCAACAGGACGCCCATTACGGCGGAAACCTCGTCGACGGCGCGAAGGCGCTCGCCCTCTTCGGCGACGCCGCCACCGAACTCCTGATCCGCCACGACGGCGACGAGGGTCTCTTCCGCGCCTACGAATCGGTCGAGTTCCTCGCGCCCCTCCGCGCCGGCGACTTCGTCGAGGTCACTGCCGAGATCGTCGCCGTCGGGAACACCTCGCGCAAGATGGCCTTCGCGCTCCATAAGGTCGTCGCCGCCCGTCCCGACCTCTCGGCGTCGGCCGCCGACGCCCTCGAGGAGCCGATCCTCTGCGTCACCGCGGTCGGCACCTGCGTCGTCCCGAAGGGCTGCCAGCGGCAGGGCTGA
- a CDS encoding polyphosphate polymerase domain-containing protein, producing the protein MAVRTFSRYERKYLLTDDQKRAFLAALGKRFAYDGHSGEDSCYRVHNVYYDTEDNDVVRTSIDRPSYKEKLRLRSYVIPVGPDDRVFLEIKKKSLGRVNKRRVAMTYRDAIAFVERGAAPAAGDYLDGQVLREIGWFVAHRPVRPNYYIGYDRIALECKSDPSIRVTFDRNVRVRTEAVDLEGDAGEELLPPGTWLLEIKTADNYPLWLARELSELKAYSRSFSKYGAAYAARRNGDIDHVQ; encoded by the coding sequence ATGGCCGTCCGCACCTTCTCCCGTTACGAGCGGAAGTATCTTCTGACCGACGACCAGAAGCGGGCGTTCCTGGCGGCGCTCGGGAAGCGCTTCGCCTACGACGGACATTCCGGCGAGGATTCCTGCTACCGTGTCCACAACGTCTACTACGACACCGAGGACAACGACGTCGTCCGCACCTCGATCGACCGCCCGTCCTACAAGGAGAAGCTCCGGCTCCGCAGCTATGTGATCCCGGTCGGGCCGGACGACCGCGTCTTCCTCGAGATCAAGAAGAAATCGCTCGGACGCGTGAACAAGCGCCGCGTCGCGATGACGTACCGCGATGCGATCGCCTTCGTCGAGCGGGGCGCGGCACCCGCCGCGGGCGACTATCTCGACGGCCAGGTGCTGCGCGAGATCGGCTGGTTCGTCGCCCATCGGCCGGTCCGCCCGAACTACTACATCGGCTACGACCGGATCGCGCTCGAATGCAAGTCCGATCCCTCGATCCGCGTCACCTTCGACCGAAACGTCCGCGTCCGGACGGAAGCCGTCGATCTTGAGGGCGACGCCGGCGAGGAACTCCTCCCGCCGGGAACCTGGCTTCTGGAGATCAAGACCGCCGACAACTACCCGCTCTGGCTCGCGCGGGAACTCTCGGAACTGAAGGCGTACAGCCGCAGCTTCTCGAAATACGGCGCCGCCTATGCGGCGCGAAGAAACGGAGACATCGACCATGTTCAGTAG
- a CDS encoding 3-keto-5-aminohexanoate cleavage protein: MEPLIITCAVTGAEVTKEQNPAVPYTVAELAEAARGAAEAGASVIHLHARTDDGRPTQDAARFREIIEAIRAAAPDVIVQVSTGGAVGMSRAERLQPVSLSPEMATLDCGTLNFGGDDIFVNTENDIIAFAKALQDAHVAKELECFEKGHVDTVLRLARKGFVKPPFHFSFVLGVNGGMTGEERDFRFLRESIPADATYSVAGIGRYEFPLAELAIADGGHVRVGLEDNLYVEKGVLASSNAQLVAKVAAMAVRHGRRVATPVEARRILGMEGRR; encoded by the coding sequence TTGGAACCGCTCATCATCACCTGCGCCGTCACCGGCGCGGAAGTGACCAAGGAACAGAACCCGGCGGTCCCCTACACCGTCGCCGAACTGGCCGAGGCGGCCCGGGGTGCGGCGGAGGCGGGGGCCTCCGTGATCCATCTGCACGCCCGCACCGACGACGGCCGTCCGACCCAGGACGCCGCGCGCTTCCGGGAGATCATCGAGGCGATCCGCGCCGCCGCGCCGGACGTCATCGTCCAGGTCTCGACCGGCGGCGCCGTCGGGATGTCACGCGCCGAACGGCTCCAGCCGGTCTCGCTTTCCCCGGAGATGGCGACGCTCGACTGCGGTACGCTCAACTTCGGCGGCGACGACATCTTCGTCAACACCGAGAACGACATCATCGCCTTCGCGAAGGCGCTCCAGGACGCGCACGTCGCGAAGGAGCTCGAATGTTTCGAGAAGGGGCACGTGGACACCGTCCTCCGGCTCGCGCGGAAGGGATTCGTCAAGCCGCCCTTCCACTTCTCGTTCGTGCTCGGCGTGAACGGCGGGATGACCGGCGAGGAACGCGACTTCCGCTTCCTCCGCGAAAGCATCCCGGCGGACGCCACCTACAGCGTCGCCGGCATCGGTAGGTACGAGTTTCCGCTCGCGGAACTCGCGATCGCCGACGGCGGCCACGTCCGCGTCGGCCTCGAGGACAACCTGTACGTCGAGAAGGGCGTGCTCGCATCCTCGAACGCGCAGCTCGTCGCCAAGGTCGCGGCGATGGCGGTCCGCCACGGACGCCGCGTCGCCACGCCCGTCGAGGCGCGGAGGATCCTGGGAATGGAGGGAAGACGATGA
- a CDS encoding lysine 5,6-aminomutase subunit alpha has protein sequence MRTYDKLNLDRKKIAECRAYAKRIGETTQTFIDAHTTVAVERTVLRLCGVDGIDRFDVPIPNLMVDDVNRHGDLSRGVSVYLASALKAIGLDLDAFVSAFADGKATLCGHPLLGNDEARRILKPYLDRKFARIDENRATRDAYVRRFGKRDCEIYLIVATGNIYEDVVQAQAAAEAGADIIAVIRSTGQSLLDFVPYGATTEGFGGTFATQENFRIMRKALDETSEKVGRYIKLVNYASGLCMPEIAAMGALERLDVMLNDSMYGIIFRDINMRRTLVDQHFSRSLNAYAGIVINTGEDNYLTTSDAVDKAHTVLASQFINERFAIQAGLPPEQTGLGHAFEIDPAIGNGFLYEIAQAEMAREIFPDCPLKYMPPTKHSTGNIFQTHAMDTLFNTATTMTGQSIHLLGMMTEAIHTPFLADRHLAVENAKMVQTTMGAIYDELRFAPDGIVVKRAHQVLEEARAMLEKIAGTSLFDALERGDFADIRRSRDGGKGLEGVVAKHPDYMNAAFERLREGRR, from the coding sequence ATGAGAACCTACGACAAGCTCAACCTCGACCGGAAGAAGATCGCCGAATGCCGGGCGTATGCGAAACGCATCGGCGAGACGACCCAGACCTTCATCGACGCGCACACGACCGTCGCCGTCGAACGTACCGTCCTGCGCCTCTGCGGCGTCGACGGCATCGACCGGTTCGACGTCCCGATCCCCAACCTGATGGTCGATGACGTGAACAGGCACGGCGACCTCTCCCGCGGCGTCTCGGTCTATCTTGCGAGCGCCCTCAAGGCCATCGGACTCGACCTGGACGCGTTCGTCTCGGCTTTCGCCGACGGCAAGGCGACGCTTTGCGGTCATCCGCTTCTCGGAAACGACGAGGCGCGGCGGATCCTGAAACCGTACCTCGACCGCAAGTTCGCAAGGATCGACGAGAACCGCGCGACCCGCGACGCCTACGTCCGGCGCTTCGGGAAACGCGACTGCGAGATCTACCTGATCGTCGCCACCGGGAACATCTACGAGGACGTCGTCCAGGCGCAGGCGGCCGCGGAGGCGGGCGCCGACATCATCGCCGTGATCCGTTCGACCGGCCAGTCGCTCCTCGACTTCGTGCCCTATGGAGCGACGACCGAGGGCTTCGGCGGCACGTTCGCCACCCAGGAGAACTTCCGGATCATGCGCAAGGCCCTCGACGAAACCTCGGAAAAGGTCGGCCGGTACATCAAGCTGGTCAACTACGCCTCCGGTCTCTGCATGCCGGAAATCGCCGCGATGGGCGCTTTGGAACGACTCGACGTGATGTTGAACGACTCCATGTACGGGATCATCTTCCGCGACATCAACATGCGACGCACGCTCGTCGACCAGCATTTTTCGCGCTCTCTCAACGCCTACGCCGGAATCGTCATCAACACCGGCGAGGACAATTATCTGACGACTTCGGACGCCGTCGACAAGGCCCACACGGTTCTCGCCAGCCAGTTCATCAACGAACGCTTCGCGATCCAGGCGGGGCTTCCTCCCGAACAGACGGGACTCGGACATGCCTTCGAGATCGATCCCGCGATCGGAAACGGCTTCCTCTACGAGATCGCGCAGGCGGAGATGGCGCGCGAGATCTTCCCCGACTGTCCGCTCAAGTACATGCCGCCGACGAAACACTCCACCGGCAACATCTTCCAGACGCACGCGATGGACACGCTCTTCAACACCGCGACGACGATGACGGGCCAGTCGATCCACCTGCTCGGAATGATGACCGAAGCGATCCACACGCCCTTCCTCGCCGACCGCCACCTCGCCGTCGAAAACGCCAAGATGGTACAGACCACGATGGGCGCGATCTACGACGAACTGCGGTTCGCTCCCGACGGAATCGTCGTGAAACGGGCCCATCAGGTCCTCGAGGAGGCGCGCGCGATGCTCGAGAAGATCGCGGGCACCTCGCTCTTCGATGCGCTCGAACGCGGCGACTTCGCCGACATCAGGCGCTCCCGCGACGGCGGGAAGGGCCTCGAAGGCGTCGTCGCGAAGCATCCGGACTACATGAACGCCGCCTTCGAGCGGCTCAGGGAGGGACGCCGATGA
- a CDS encoding DUF4956 domain-containing protein, with protein sequence MFSSVFILDMTEITAANLVWILLASLFLGAALAGVCLFTHRDGGCDRSFASTLVLLPPVMAVVILLVQSDIAKALSLAGVFTLVRFRATMTNTKDVAYIFVTLAIGLSCGLGYLGYAAIVTVVFAAVLAGLSLSGFDRAADGHCKLKVVIPENLNYAHAFDRTFRKFAKKAKLHKVRTTEFGTMFELTYVVDMKPDADQKEFIDELRVKNGNLTVMLTTAYEASVTE encoded by the coding sequence ATGTTCAGTAGCGTCTTCATCCTCGACATGACGGAAATCACCGCCGCCAACCTCGTCTGGATCCTGCTTGCGAGCCTGTTCCTCGGCGCCGCGCTCGCGGGCGTCTGCCTCTTCACCCACCGCGACGGCGGCTGCGACCGTTCGTTCGCGTCGACCCTCGTGCTCCTCCCGCCCGTGATGGCGGTGGTGATCCTGCTCGTGCAGAGCGACATCGCCAAGGCGCTCTCGCTCGCCGGCGTCTTCACGCTCGTGCGGTTCCGGGCGACGATGACGAACACCAAGGACGTCGCCTACATCTTCGTCACGCTCGCGATCGGCCTTTCCTGCGGTCTCGGCTATCTCGGCTATGCGGCGATCGTCACGGTCGTCTTCGCGGCGGTCCTCGCGGGACTGTCGCTGTCCGGCTTCGACCGCGCGGCCGACGGCCACTGCAAGCTGAAGGTGGTCATCCCCGAGAACCTGAACTACGCCCACGCGTTCGACAGGACCTTCCGGAAGTTCGCGAAGAAGGCGAAGCTGCACAAGGTCAGGACGACCGAATTCGGGACGATGTTCGAACTTACCTACGTCGTCGACATGAAGCCCGACGCCGACCAGAAGGAGTTCATCGACGAACTGCGCGTCAAGAACGGCAACCTCACCGTGATGTTGACGACGGCGTACGAGGCCTCGGTCACCGAATAG
- a CDS encoding 3-oxoacid CoA-transferase subunit B, translating into MEDKFVIARRIALELEDGDLVNLGIGTPTLVADFIPKDRRVTLQSENGIIGIGPLSETPTGSCNAGGQHATIVPGGSFFDSTLSFSIIRGGHVDVTVLGALEVDAEGSLASWIIPGKKVPGMGGAMDLVVGAKKVIVATTHTNNGRPKILKRCALPLTARREVDLIVTELAVIAVEEGGLRLLEVHPDHTVAEVVALTEAPLRVDGVVPMKGVEKA; encoded by the coding sequence ATGGAAGACAAGTTCGTCATCGCCCGCCGCATCGCCCTCGAACTCGAGGACGGCGACCTCGTCAACCTCGGCATCGGCACGCCGACCCTCGTCGCCGACTTCATCCCGAAGGACAGGCGCGTCACGCTCCAGAGCGAGAACGGCATCATCGGGATCGGACCGCTCTCGGAAACCCCGACCGGTTCCTGCAACGCCGGCGGCCAGCACGCAACGATCGTCCCGGGAGGCTCGTTCTTCGATTCGACGCTCTCGTTCTCGATCATCCGCGGCGGCCACGTCGACGTCACCGTCCTCGGCGCCCTCGAGGTGGACGCCGAAGGTTCGCTCGCGTCCTGGATCATCCCGGGCAAGAAGGTCCCCGGGATGGGCGGGGCGATGGACCTCGTCGTCGGCGCGAAGAAGGTCATCGTCGCCACGACCCACACCAACAACGGCAGGCCGAAGATCCTGAAGAGGTGCGCGCTTCCGCTCACGGCGCGCCGCGAGGTCGACCTGATCGTCACCGAACTCGCCGTGATCGCCGTCGAGGAAGGCGGCCTCCGGCTGCTTGAAGTCCATCCCGACCATACGGTCGCGGAAGTCGTCGCCCTCACCGAAGCGCCGCTTCGAGTCGACGGCGTCGTCCCCATGAAAGGAGTCGAAAAGGCATGA
- a CDS encoding L-erythro-3,5-diaminohexanoate dehydrogenase, which yields MTKPCPYGTHRVLSPAGALPQAADVLDNRLPIRENELLIAVETLNVDSASFHQIMGACGGDEKKMAEMIMDIVTRRGKLQNPVTGSGGMLLGTVREVGSAFPGKAKPGDRIATLVSLSLTPLSIRSIRKIHMENDQVDVDADAILFSTGIYAKIPADLDQKVVMSALDVAGAPAQVHRLVNPGSSVLILGASGKSGVLCAFQAKLDAGPEGHVVGVVNDLKQLPELEALHACDEIVVADARDPMDVYRKALEANGGRKYDLTVNVVNVAGTEMASILPTRDDGIVYFFSMATSFSRAALGAEGVASGATMMIGNGYTAGHADFTIDLIRKSPELYRLFRKRYGGKE from the coding sequence ATGACGAAACCATGTCCTTACGGGACGCACCGCGTCCTGTCGCCCGCCGGGGCGTTGCCCCAGGCGGCGGACGTCCTCGACAACCGCCTGCCGATCCGCGAGAACGAACTCCTGATCGCCGTCGAGACGCTCAACGTCGATTCCGCGAGCTTCCACCAGATCATGGGAGCCTGCGGCGGCGACGAGAAGAAGATGGCTGAGATGATCATGGACATCGTCACGCGGCGCGGGAAACTCCAGAATCCCGTGACCGGATCCGGGGGGATGCTTCTCGGGACGGTCAGGGAGGTCGGGTCCGCCTTCCCCGGCAAGGCGAAGCCGGGCGACCGGATCGCGACGCTCGTGTCGCTCTCGCTCACGCCGCTCTCGATCCGTTCGATCAGGAAGATCCACATGGAGAACGACCAGGTCGACGTCGACGCCGACGCGATCCTGTTTTCCACCGGCATCTACGCGAAGATTCCCGCCGACCTCGACCAGAAGGTCGTGATGTCCGCGCTCGACGTCGCCGGCGCGCCGGCGCAGGTGCATCGGCTCGTGAATCCCGGTTCATCCGTCCTGATCCTCGGCGCCTCGGGCAAGTCGGGCGTGCTCTGCGCATTTCAGGCGAAACTCGACGCCGGTCCCGAAGGACACGTCGTCGGGGTCGTGAACGACCTCAAGCAGCTGCCCGAACTCGAAGCACTGCACGCCTGCGACGAGATCGTCGTCGCCGACGCCCGCGACCCGATGGACGTCTACCGGAAGGCGCTCGAGGCCAACGGCGGACGGAAGTACGACCTGACGGTGAACGTGGTGAACGTCGCCGGTACGGAGATGGCCTCGATCCTGCCCACGAGGGACGACGGCATCGTCTATTTCTTCTCGATGGCGACCTCGTTCTCGCGTGCCGCGCTCGGCGCCGAAGGCGTCGCCAGCGGCGCCACGATGATGATCGGAAACGGCTACACCGCCGGACACGCCGACTTCACGATCGACCTCATCAGGAAATCGCCCGAGCTCTACCGGCTCTTCCGGAAGCGCTACGGCGGAAAGGAGTGA
- a CDS encoding carbohydrate-binding domain-containing protein encodes MKKTLLLFASLLIVLAIAGCSLDTTAGVFTGTPTYDDEDDEDVVTTVAGSSDITFTTTAVTITTANGTASTTLPAGSTISIDAGGVYVITGAGEGNIVVSAGKDETVTLVLSGCDLTSPDGPVILAEQSGKLILNLADGTANRLADRAGSTSDIHSVVFSNDDVTINGTGSLTIEANVGNGLNTDDDLVITNGTIAITAENNCLKANDSITIKDATLTLTAGNDAIHCENAESAENGLITIESGVFTISAYGDGLDASHAVTIFDGTFMIVSGVNNASIATVSGKGIKATDAVAIAGGTIDIVSKDDAIHANGTVVVAGGSIAITSNDDGIHADETLSIEGGEIDIRKSYEGLESLAIAVSGGTVRIKASDDGINGAGGVDGSGTFPWGGQPRASAGNASLSISGGYVYVDSTGDGLDVNGALSISGGVVIVNGPTASDNGALDYDSSFAMTGGILIAAGSMGMAQNVGSTSTQYGVLVNLTTASAKIVRIETADGTEVVTFRPSKNIQTIVICTPEFARGTTYNVYLGGTVTDPTSSLDGVTAGGTYASGTLYKTFTITAIATTVGTSSGGGRP; translated from the coding sequence ATGAAGAAGACCCTCCTGCTGTTCGCATCGCTCTTGATCGTGCTCGCAATCGCCGGCTGCTCGCTCGACACGACCGCCGGCGTCTTCACCGGAACGCCGACGTACGACGACGAGGACGACGAGGACGTCGTGACCACCGTCGCCGGCTCCTCCGACATCACCTTCACCACAACCGCCGTGACGATCACGACCGCCAACGGAACAGCGTCGACGACGCTTCCCGCCGGGTCGACGATATCGATCGACGCCGGCGGCGTCTACGTGATCACCGGCGCCGGCGAGGGCAACATCGTCGTCTCCGCCGGCAAGGACGAGACCGTGACGCTGGTGCTTTCCGGATGCGACCTGACGAGTCCCGACGGACCGGTCATCCTCGCCGAACAGTCCGGCAAGCTCATCCTCAATCTCGCCGACGGCACCGCGAACCGCCTCGCCGACCGCGCCGGGTCGACCTCCGACATCCATAGCGTCGTCTTCTCCAACGACGACGTCACGATCAACGGCACCGGCTCGCTGACGATCGAGGCGAACGTCGGAAACGGCCTGAACACGGACGACGACCTCGTCATCACGAACGGTACGATCGCGATCACGGCCGAGAACAACTGCCTCAAGGCGAACGACTCGATTACGATCAAGGACGCGACCCTGACGCTGACCGCCGGCAACGACGCGATCCACTGCGAGAACGCGGAAAGCGCCGAGAACGGCCTGATCACGATCGAAAGCGGCGTCTTCACGATCTCGGCGTACGGCGACGGGCTCGACGCATCGCATGCCGTCACGATTTTCGACGGGACGTTCATGATCGTCTCCGGCGTGAACAACGCCTCGATCGCGACCGTCTCCGGCAAGGGCATCAAGGCGACGGACGCCGTCGCGATCGCCGGCGGTACCATCGACATCGTCTCGAAGGACGACGCGATCCATGCGAACGGCACGGTCGTCGTCGCCGGCGGATCGATCGCCATCACCTCGAACGACGACGGGATCCACGCGGACGAGACGCTGTCGATCGAAGGCGGCGAGATCGACATCCGGAAATCCTACGAAGGACTCGAGTCGCTCGCGATCGCCGTTTCCGGCGGGACCGTCCGCATCAAGGCATCCGACGACGGGATCAACGGCGCCGGCGGCGTCGACGGATCCGGTACGTTCCCCTGGGGAGGACAGCCCCGGGCGTCCGCCGGCAACGCGTCGCTTTCCATCTCGGGCGGCTACGTCTACGTCGACTCTACCGGCGACGGCCTCGACGTCAACGGCGCGCTCTCGATCTCCGGCGGCGTCGTGATCGTGAACGGACCGACCGCCTCCGACAACGGTGCGCTCGACTACGACTCCTCGTTTGCGATGACCGGTGGGATCCTGATCGCCGCCGGCTCGATGGGGATGGCGCAGAACGTCGGCTCGACATCGACGCAGTACGGCGTGCTCGTCAACCTGACGACCGCCTCGGCGAAGATCGTGCGGATCGAAACCGCGGACGGGACCGAGGTCGTCACCTTCCGGCCGTCGAAGAATATCCAGACGATCGTCATCTGCACCCCGGAATTCGCCCGCGGGACGACCTACAACGTCTATCTCGGCGGCACTGTGACCGATCCGACGTCCTCGCTCGATGGCGTCACCGCCGGCGGAACTTATGCGTCTGGAACGCTCTACAAGACCTTCACGATCACCGCAATCGCCACCACCGTCGGAACTTCCTCCGGCGGCGGGAGACCCTGA
- a CDS encoding 3-oxoacid CoA-transferase subunit A has protein sequence MRGFLTSHELGRFFRDGMTVMVGGFLANGSPERLVSALLASGAKDLVVIANDGGWEDRGVGRLIVAGRVKKLIASHIGTNPSAGRMMQEGSMKVELVPQGTLAERIRAHGAGLGGVLTPTGLGTVVQEGKRTIEANGREWLFEEPLGADVALLGGAIADRFGNLSFRGSQRNFNPVMATAAAVVLAEPYEIKDALDPEYVVVPHPLVDYVLED, from the coding sequence ATGAGAGGTTTTCTGACATCGCATGAACTCGGACGCTTCTTCCGCGACGGGATGACCGTCATGGTCGGCGGTTTTCTCGCCAACGGATCGCCGGAACGGCTCGTCTCGGCCCTCCTCGCCTCGGGCGCGAAGGACCTCGTCGTGATCGCCAACGACGGCGGCTGGGAGGATCGCGGCGTCGGCCGCCTGATCGTCGCCGGCCGCGTGAAGAAGCTGATCGCTTCGCACATCGGCACCAATCCGTCCGCCGGAAGGATGATGCAGGAGGGTTCGATGAAGGTCGAGCTCGTCCCCCAGGGGACGCTCGCCGAACGGATCCGCGCCCACGGCGCCGGTCTCGGCGGCGTGCTCACCCCGACCGGGCTCGGCACCGTCGTCCAGGAAGGCAAGCGCACGATCGAGGCGAACGGGCGCGAATGGCTCTTCGAGGAGCCGCTCGGCGCCGACGTCGCCCTTCTCGGCGGCGCGATCGCCGACCGCTTCGGGAACCTTTCCTTCCGCGGCTCGCAGCGCAACTTCAATCCGGTGATGGCGACGGCCGCGGCCGTCGTTCTGGCCGAACCGTACGAGATCAAGGACGCCCTCGACCCCGAGTACGTCGTGGTCCCCCACCCGCTCGTCGATTACGTTCTGGAGGACTGA
- a CDS encoding OAM dimerization domain-containing protein, translated as MNIRPYGDTSNDGKVQLSFTLPVKAGAKGIECAKEFARQMGMIDPNVVHCEPMGEVFSMYVVYGRTPFLVDPDRIAVSELETPALSMEEVERLIEEKLGRDVVFVGASTGTDAHTVGIDAIMNMKGYAGHYGLERYRHVKTCNMGSQVSNEAFVKKARELKADVLLVSQTVTQKDVHLANMVELVELLEAEKMRDDVILIAGGARITHELAKELGYDAGFGPKKYAEDVATYAVLELIRRKDRG; from the coding sequence ATGAACATCCGACCCTATGGCGACACGTCCAACGACGGGAAGGTCCAGCTGTCCTTCACCCTGCCCGTGAAGGCGGGGGCGAAGGGCATCGAGTGCGCGAAGGAATTCGCGCGGCAGATGGGGATGATCGACCCGAACGTCGTCCACTGCGAACCGATGGGCGAGGTCTTCTCGATGTACGTGGTCTACGGGCGCACGCCGTTCTTGGTCGACCCCGACCGGATCGCCGTGAGCGAACTCGAGACCCCGGCGCTGTCGATGGAGGAGGTCGAACGCCTGATCGAGGAGAAGCTCGGGCGCGACGTCGTCTTCGTCGGCGCCTCGACCGGGACCGACGCCCACACCGTCGGGATCGACGCGATCATGAACATGAAGGGCTACGCGGGTCACTACGGTCTCGAACGCTACCGGCACGTGAAGACCTGCAACATGGGGTCGCAGGTGTCCAACGAGGCCTTCGTGAAGAAGGCGAGGGAACTGAAGGCCGACGTCCTGCTCGTCAGCCAGACGGTGACCCAGAAGGACGTCCACCTCGCGAACATGGTCGAACTCGTCGAACTGCTCGAAGCCGAGAAGATGCGCGACGACGTGATCCTGATCGCCGGCGGCGCCCGCATCACCCACGAACTCGCGAAGGAACTCGGCTACGACGCCGGTTTCGGACCGAAGAAGTACGCCGAGGACGTCGCGACCTACGCGGTCCTCGAACTGATCCGCCGCAAGGACCGGGGCTGA